CGCTGAAGACCTTGAACATATGGCTGTATGCACACCACTTGGCTAAGTTATTTATTGTGGCTTTCATTTTTCACGTTCTCGAATTTATGTTTGATGGCCAGATTATACACAAAAAAACAAATAAATACACACTTGCGCATTTATGCATTTGATCGTATCGTTCATCAGCTAACTTAATTTTAGTACTTGCTAATAAACTAGAAGGTGATGTTGTGAACATGGACAAACTATCAATCGCATTAGACGAGTTTATTCACGTGGGCGGTGCGTTGATCATTGTAATTACGGTTGTCTCGATACTGACGGGCTTTATGCGTGAATACATTCCTCAAGACAAATTGCAGAGGAAACTGACTAAGCATGAAAGGTGGGGGTCACTGTTTGGGGCTCTGTTTGGTATGCTAACGCCGTTCTGTAGTGCTTCTGTCGTGCCAGTATCCATGGGTATGGCTACCATGGGTGTATCACTCGGTACGGTCTTAAGCTTCTTGATTTCTGCTCCATTGTGTAACTTTGTGGTGCTCGCGATGGTATACGTAACGTTCGGTTTTAAAGTGGCCGTGACTTATCTAGCACTGACTTTTAGCTCTGCAGTTATCGGTGGATGGCTTATCACTAAAACACCATGGCGAAATGAAATAAAACGTGGTGAAGAACTCGAAGAGAAGAAAGCGCCAACTAGTTCTGCAGCACCACAAGTTTCTGCATGTGGTAGTGCTCCTGTCACAATTAACTGCGCTTCTCAACCAATGACTGCATCATGCAGTGCAGAGTCTCAATTAGAGGTCTCAAGCGTAAATGTTGAGTGTGATTCAACGGGTACATTGACAATGGAAGATATTGAACCAAGCAAAACACAAAATGCATTTCGCTTCGCTTTGGCTCTGTTTAAGAAGATCATTCCATACGTATTGCTTGGTGCATTAATCAGCGGTTTGTCTGCTGCTTACTTACCATCTGAGCTTGTTGAGAAGTACGTGGGAGGCGACAATATGTTGTCGATTTTTATTGCGGCAGTCATTGGTGTACCCCTATATCTTCGTATTGAAATGGCGATTCCCCTCCTTACCGTACTGATCACTAAAGGCATGGGCTTAGGTCCTGCCATGGCACTTATTGTTGGTGGTACAGGCGCCAGTTTACCTGAAATTGCGCTGGTTTCTTCCGTTCTTAAACCTAAAGCGGTCGTTGCTTTTGTTAGCATCGTTATGATCACTGCTGTCATTGCTGGTGTGTTATTCCAATATGTAATTTAACTTTGACCTTATGGCCTGGAGGTTTTCTCTTTTCGGCCATTGTTGTTTAGGGAGCCAAAAAAATGAAAATAGGAATATTACTGTGTGGCGATGTCGCCCCTGAGCTAATAGAAAAGTTTGGAAACTACGCTGATTGCTTGAAAGCTCAGTTGAACTTAGACAGGTATGGCGAAGTTAAGGTCTGGAATGTTTATCAAGAGCATGAGTTACCCGAAGATGTTTATGAGTGCGATGCTTATGTTATCGGTGGAAGTCCCTCTGGAGTTAATGATGACTTGGAGTGGGTGCATCACCTTACTCTGTATATTCGTATGGCCTTTTATGCCAAGCGGAAACTATTTGGCATCTGTTTTGGACATCAAGTGATTAATCATGCGTTGGGCGGTGAGGTGAAAAAAGCAGAGAAAGGCTGGGGGCTTGGCTCCTATGATGTGGAATTGAAACAAGATATTGGTGAGTTGAAGGCTGGTCAGAGAATGAACTTAATTGCCATTCACCAAGATCAAGTCGTCAAACCCGGTAAAGGTTTTGAAGTACTAGCAGGCAGTGAGTTTTGCCCAATCTATATTACACGGTATAAAAACCAAGTTTTAACAGTACAGGCCCATCCGGAATTTAGTGGGGTGTTCTTCAACGCGTTATTGATGATGAGAATTGAGAGATTCGGCGCCGTTCAGGTGAAACAGGCAACGGTGCTAGATGACTCTCCTATAGCGTCCTCTATATTTAATCGTTTTGCTCATGAATTTTTGTTTTTTTGAGACAAAGCGGAGTGACGATATGTCACTCCGTCTTTACTTAATTCATATAATTTATATTTCGCATAAAAAGGCGACCAAGATACGATAATACAATGCCTACATATCAATTTTTAACAGTTGTACTCGATACCCTACCAAGCCTCTAATCTAAATCAAAGTGACGATTAACTCCTGACTCTTCGGCAAAGCTTTGGTCGTGGCTGATAAGAACATATCCACCTTGATACGCGTTCAAAGCCTCTGCGAGCATGATTTTCGAGTCTAGATCTAGATGGTTGTCTGGCTCATCAAGCAGCAGTAAGGGGTGAGTTGCTTGATGGCTGGCTATCAGCATCGCCAGTTTCATTTTCTCCCCGCCACTCAGTGTTTGACCAAGGCGGTGCACACTGTCACGCCGAAAGCCAATACCGGCCAATAAAGTACGAGCATCACTTATTTTGATTCCATGGCAAAGTGCGAGTAAGTTGTCCAACAAAGATAGCTCGTGCTTTATGATTCCAAAGTGTTGGTCGAGATAATACAGTGGCGTACTTACTTGCAACTCTCCTTGAGAGAGGGTTGAGTTGCCTAGTAGGGTTTTGAGCAGTGTCGACTTGCCACTCCCATTTCTACCTAAGAGATGCATCTTATCATTGGCGAAGATTTGCAATGTGATCGGTTGTTTGCGGCCAAATGAAAGGATGCCATCATAAATTGAAACCACTTTACGCGAACGGTTATGGGTATCAAGCAAATAGAGTTTTTGGGGCGATAGCTGTTCTTGCCTCGACTTCAACGCAAGCTCTTTTCGCTCTAGGTGAGCTTGGCGCAACTGAGCACTTTTGTTTCGGTTAGAGGCGCGTCCTTCCGCACTCTCTTTTTTACCATCGAGGAGTATTTTTGACTGACTGCCATTTTTTCGTAATGTGTTTCCTTGAGATGCTCTTTGCGCTGCCTTTTCTTGGTTTCGCTGGTATTGTTCCTCCAAACGTTTTTGCTGTTTGTTCACACTGGCGAGTTGTCTTTCAACGGCTTGTCTTTCAGTCTGCTTTTGCGTTGCATAGAAGTCATAGTTACCGCCGAATACCTGTAAGCCAAGGCGGCTAAGCTCCCATATTTCATCCATTTCTTGTAGTAGTTGACGATCATGACTAATGAGTAAAATTGAGCCATCAAACTGGTTCATTGACTCGATTAACCATTGCTTTGCTTCTCTATCAAGATGGTTAGATGGCTCATCCAAAATAAGGAGATCAACTCGTTTATTAAACAGTTGCCATAACTGCAAGCGTGCCATTTGCCCGCCACTTAGTTTCGCACAAGGGAAGTATGGATCTTGTGGGAGCCCGATACTGGAAAGTT
This window of the Vibrio panuliri genome carries:
- a CDS encoding type 1 glutamine amidotransferase; the encoded protein is MKIGILLCGDVAPELIEKFGNYADCLKAQLNLDRYGEVKVWNVYQEHELPEDVYECDAYVIGGSPSGVNDDLEWVHHLTLYIRMAFYAKRKLFGICFGHQVINHALGGEVKKAEKGWGLGSYDVELKQDIGELKAGQRMNLIAIHQDQVVKPGKGFEVLAGSEFCPIYITRYKNQVLTVQAHPEFSGVFFNALLMMRIERFGAVQVKQATVLDDSPIASSIFNRFAHEFLFF
- a CDS encoding permease — encoded protein: MDKLSIALDEFIHVGGALIIVITVVSILTGFMREYIPQDKLQRKLTKHERWGSLFGALFGMLTPFCSASVVPVSMGMATMGVSLGTVLSFLISAPLCNFVVLAMVYVTFGFKVAVTYLALTFSSAVIGGWLITKTPWRNEIKRGEELEEKKAPTSSAAPQVSACGSAPVTINCASQPMTASCSAESQLEVSSVNVECDSTGTLTMEDIEPSKTQNAFRFALALFKKIIPYVLLGALISGLSAAYLPSELVEKYVGGDNMLSIFIAAVIGVPLYLRIEMAIPLLTVLITKGMGLGPAMALIVGGTGASLPEIALVSSVLKPKAVVAFVSIVMITAVIAGVLFQYVI
- a CDS encoding ATP-binding cassette domain-containing protein — encoded protein: MPILNAFNISHQFDNGELLFEHLSITMNTTRVGLVGKNGVGKSILASMLTGKITPSSGLVNRPNSFATYHQQPSELLSNDLNIAQFIGKDRILEALRQIEAGNCDSRWFDLINDEWELEAQLSKELSSIGLPQDPYFPCAKLSGGQMARLQLWQLFNKRVDLLILDEPSNHLDREAKQWLIESMNQFDGSILLISHDRQLLQEMDEIWELSRLGLQVFGGNYDFYATQKQTERQAVERQLASVNKQQKRLEEQYQRNQEKAAQRASQGNTLRKNGSQSKILLDGKKESAEGRASNRNKSAQLRQAHLERKELALKSRQEQLSPQKLYLLDTHNRSRKVVSIYDGILSFGRKQPITLQIFANDKMHLLGRNGSGKSTLLKTLLGNSTLSQGELQVSTPLYYLDQHFGIIKHELSLLDNLLALCHGIKISDARTLLAGIGFRRDSVHRLGQTLSGGEKMKLAMLIASHQATHPLLLLDEPDNHLDLDSKIMLAEALNAYQGGYVLISHDQSFAEESGVNRHFDLD